The following proteins are encoded in a genomic region of Micrococcaceae bacterium Sec5.8:
- a CDS encoding UDP-glucose/GDP-mannose dehydrogenase family protein: protein MRISVIGCGYLGAVHAATLASMGHSVIGIDVDAAKVDQLGRGTAPFFEPGLDELLRAGVRTGQLGFSTDFVDAARAELHFLCVGTPQSKTSDDADLSHLLAAMEALRPHLAAGSAIVGKSTVPVGTVDMLSGVLSLRPDVLLGWNPEFLRQGTAVKDSLVPDRLIYGVPDDGVPNDGVPAAGPVAAITAVLDAAYAPLLAAGVPRLVCNFATAELIKSASNAYLATKLSFINAMAELCDATGADVHQLGVAMGLDPRIGGRYLHAGLGFGGGCLPKDIRSLRVQAAGLGVASVDRWMDVVDSINRNQRSRTVGLARDLCGGELSGRRLTVLGAAFKPDTDDIRDSPALDVALQLASAGAQVTVTDPAAINNASLRYPQLRFEQSTSLALKGADLVLLLTEWDDYATLSPVDTGALVRHRRILDARNVLDAPGWEAEGWTIRGLGRTAAASRQIAGPLGREAAAGHL from the coding sequence GTGAGAATTTCCGTGATTGGCTGCGGTTACCTGGGGGCCGTGCACGCGGCCACCCTCGCCTCGATGGGCCACAGCGTCATAGGAATCGACGTGGACGCCGCCAAGGTGGACCAGCTGGGCCGCGGCACCGCGCCGTTTTTCGAGCCCGGGCTGGATGAGCTCCTGCGCGCCGGCGTCCGCACCGGCCAGCTCGGCTTCTCCACGGACTTCGTCGACGCCGCCCGCGCCGAACTGCATTTCCTCTGCGTGGGCACACCGCAGTCCAAGACCTCCGACGACGCCGACCTCAGCCACCTCCTCGCTGCCATGGAGGCGCTGCGTCCGCATCTGGCCGCAGGGTCCGCCATCGTGGGCAAGTCCACCGTCCCGGTCGGAACAGTGGACATGCTCAGCGGGGTGCTGTCCCTGCGCCCGGATGTGCTCCTGGGCTGGAACCCCGAATTCCTGCGCCAGGGCACCGCGGTCAAGGATTCCCTGGTTCCGGACCGCCTCATCTACGGCGTGCCCGACGACGGCGTTCCCAACGACGGCGTGCCGGCCGCCGGTCCAGTCGCTGCGATTACCGCCGTCCTCGACGCCGCCTACGCTCCCCTGCTGGCCGCCGGCGTGCCGCGGCTGGTCTGCAACTTTGCCACGGCGGAACTGATCAAATCGGCGTCGAATGCCTACCTCGCGACGAAGCTGAGTTTCATCAATGCCATGGCCGAACTCTGCGACGCCACAGGCGCCGACGTTCACCAGTTGGGTGTTGCCATGGGTCTCGACCCGCGCATTGGCGGCCGGTATCTCCACGCCGGCCTGGGGTTCGGCGGCGGCTGCCTGCCCAAGGACATCCGCTCCCTCCGGGTCCAGGCTGCGGGCCTGGGCGTGGCATCCGTGGACCGGTGGATGGACGTGGTGGATTCGATCAACCGCAACCAGCGCTCCCGCACGGTCGGCCTGGCCCGGGACCTGTGCGGCGGGGAGCTCAGCGGCCGCCGACTCACGGTGCTCGGCGCGGCCTTCAAACCGGACACGGACGACATCCGCGATTCCCCCGCCCTGGACGTCGCCCTGCAGCTGGCGTCAGCCGGCGCCCAGGTCACGGTCACGGACCCTGCCGCAATCAACAACGCGTCGCTCCGCTACCCGCAGTTGCGCTTCGAACAGTCCACGTCCTTGGCGCTGAAAGGGGCGGACCTGGTGCTGCTGCTCACGGAGTGGGACGACTACGCCACCCTCTCACCGGTCGACACAGGGGCGCTGGTCCGGCACCGCAGGATCCTGGATGCCCGCAACGTACTGGACGCGCCCGGCTGGGAAGCGGAGGGCTGGACAATCCGCGGGCTGGGGCGCACCGCTGCGGCCAGCCGCCAAATCGCAGGCCCGCTTGGGCGAGAAGCGGCGGCGGGGCACCTATGA
- a CDS encoding DUF4383 domain-containing protein, with product MTTASPHAHGVHFGRTDVQNMGMGVGIVLIVVGLLGFIPGVTTQYGSLAFFGPGSTALFLGLFQVSMLLNIVQLVIGATGLAMSRNNPMGARNFLMGFGLLYIVLSVYGLIVGVGSAANFLSLNTIDAWAFMIMGILMLGAGWLMSRDLADGAKTR from the coding sequence ATGACTACCGCATCTCCACATGCACACGGCGTTCACTTTGGACGCACGGACGTCCAGAACATGGGCATGGGTGTGGGTATTGTCCTCATCGTCGTGGGACTTCTGGGGTTCATCCCCGGCGTCACCACGCAGTACGGCTCCCTGGCGTTCTTCGGACCTGGTTCCACGGCTCTGTTCCTGGGCCTGTTCCAAGTTTCGATGCTCCTGAACATTGTTCAGTTGGTGATTGGCGCCACCGGCCTGGCCATGTCCCGGAACAACCCAATGGGTGCCCGGAACTTCCTCATGGGCTTCGGCCTGCTGTACATCGTCTTGAGCGTGTATGGACTCATCGTCGGAGTGGGGTCGGCGGCCAATTTCCTGTCGCTCAACACCATCGATGCCTGGGCCTTCATGATCATGGGCATACTAATGCTTGGTGCCGGCTGGCTGATGTCGAGGGATTTGGCCGACGGCGCAAAGACCCGGTAA
- a CDS encoding DUF6350 family protein, protein MKLRADQTGERGLPMPLWLQGALESAQAAIISALVVAAPIVAVWATAGFQNGATDALARLAGQAWLLIHGVPLLLDTAGVGAAAQPQTGVLSLVPLGLTLIPFLLAWRAGRRLARASYADQLWQALLGSWLMYAGFGLGTGFICRTGDVGVGLWSAALIPLVPVGLGMAIGVRREAGSWRRLIGVDAVAWLSRTSQHSRWAGSYLGSAIKAGYVALMASLAMSSVLLAATLFIHWNLVIAVYEALDAGPLGGAVLTVAQLGFLPNLAVFALAWTSGAGVALGVGSHAGALGTAVGPLPSIPVFAALPAGSLDYGVAALVVPVLAGTLAGWWFLREGENHFDEWLSIKVDVRWFTAVASTLILGLLVGSVAGLLAAVLAWLAGGSAGIGRLTEIGPDPLMTALFVTAEVAVGVVIGYAAGPWLERRQELREADLESAAH, encoded by the coding sequence ATGAAACTGCGCGCTGATCAGACCGGGGAACGTGGACTTCCGATGCCGTTGTGGCTGCAGGGAGCCCTGGAATCTGCGCAGGCAGCCATTATCTCGGCCCTGGTGGTGGCCGCTCCGATTGTTGCCGTATGGGCTACGGCCGGGTTCCAGAACGGAGCCACCGACGCCCTCGCCCGCCTCGCCGGGCAGGCCTGGCTGCTGATTCACGGCGTTCCGCTGCTGCTGGACACCGCAGGCGTGGGGGCCGCGGCCCAGCCCCAGACCGGGGTTTTGTCGCTCGTACCCCTCGGGCTGACGCTGATACCGTTCCTGCTCGCCTGGCGCGCCGGCCGCAGGCTGGCACGTGCGTCCTACGCGGACCAGCTCTGGCAGGCTCTGCTCGGATCCTGGCTGATGTATGCCGGCTTCGGCCTGGGCACCGGTTTCATCTGCCGCACCGGCGACGTCGGCGTGGGGCTCTGGTCCGCGGCCCTTATCCCGCTGGTCCCGGTGGGGCTGGGCATGGCAATCGGCGTCCGCCGCGAGGCCGGCTCCTGGCGCCGCCTGATCGGCGTCGACGCCGTAGCCTGGCTCTCCCGCACCAGCCAGCATTCGCGCTGGGCCGGGTCCTACCTCGGCTCCGCGATCAAAGCAGGCTATGTGGCGCTGATGGCCAGCCTCGCGATGTCAAGCGTGCTCCTGGCAGCGACCTTGTTTATCCACTGGAACCTCGTCATTGCCGTCTATGAAGCGCTCGACGCCGGGCCGCTGGGCGGCGCGGTGCTCACCGTCGCGCAGCTCGGCTTTCTCCCCAACCTGGCCGTGTTCGCGCTCGCCTGGACCTCCGGCGCCGGCGTCGCGCTCGGGGTCGGCTCCCACGCCGGGGCGCTCGGCACCGCCGTCGGGCCGCTGCCCTCGATCCCGGTGTTCGCGGCGCTGCCGGCCGGATCGCTGGACTACGGGGTGGCCGCCCTGGTGGTGCCGGTCCTCGCCGGAACGCTTGCGGGCTGGTGGTTCCTGCGCGAAGGCGAAAACCACTTCGACGAGTGGCTCTCCATCAAGGTCGATGTCCGCTGGTTCACCGCCGTGGCCTCCACCTTGATCCTCGGCCTCCTGGTGGGCAGTGTCGCCGGACTCCTCGCGGCGGTCCTGGCCTGGCTGGCCGGGGGATCGGCCGGCATCGGCCGGCTCACCGAGATTGGACCCGACCCGCTGATGACGGCACTGTTTGTGACCGCTGAGGTGGCGGTCGGCGTCGTGATCGGTTACGCGGCGGGGCCGTGGCTCGAACGCCGGCAGGAGTTGCGCGAAGCGGACCTGGAATCGGCTGCCCACTGA
- a CDS encoding glycosyltransferase family 1 protein gives MRIAIVAESFLPLMNGVTHSILRVLEYLQERGDEVLVIAPSTQDVEAPAEVYGAQVHRLPSVPLAGYANVRVAMGGVSRVKRILAGYAPDVIHLASPFVLGWRAAQAAHQLGIPTIAIYQTEVPSYAGRYGVPFLENWAWTRVENIHLLATRTLAPSSFALNQLRGRGIPRVQMWRRGVDTQRFSPEKRDAGWRAAVAPAGERVIGYVGRLAVEKQVQDLAVLADVPGTRLVIVGDGPQRPALEEALPDAVFTGFLGGEELARAVASFDLFVHPGEFETFCQTIQEAMASGVPVVATGRGGPLDLVENSRTGWLYKPGDLAGLRSCVADLTGDDAKRRAFAAAAHASVQGRTWSALGAELVQHYQAVLGAGTPGSVDTARTTRTTREGAAL, from the coding sequence GTGAGGATCGCAATTGTTGCCGAGTCATTCCTGCCGCTGATGAATGGGGTAACCCACTCGATTCTGCGGGTTCTTGAATATCTGCAGGAGCGCGGAGACGAGGTGCTGGTCATCGCGCCGTCCACGCAGGACGTGGAGGCCCCCGCCGAGGTCTACGGGGCGCAGGTCCACCGGCTGCCCTCTGTTCCGCTGGCCGGCTACGCGAACGTCCGGGTGGCGATGGGCGGTGTCTCCCGGGTCAAGCGAATCCTTGCCGGGTACGCACCGGACGTCATCCATCTGGCTTCCCCGTTCGTGCTCGGCTGGCGCGCTGCCCAGGCCGCCCATCAATTGGGAATCCCCACCATCGCCATCTACCAGACCGAGGTCCCGTCCTACGCCGGCCGGTACGGCGTGCCCTTCCTGGAGAACTGGGCGTGGACCCGGGTGGAGAACATCCACCTGCTGGCCACCCGGACCCTCGCGCCGTCCAGCTTCGCGCTCAACCAACTCCGCGGCCGCGGCATTCCGCGGGTCCAGATGTGGCGGCGCGGCGTGGATACCCAGCGGTTCTCCCCGGAGAAGCGCGACGCCGGATGGCGGGCCGCCGTCGCCCCGGCCGGCGAGCGCGTCATCGGCTACGTCGGCCGGCTCGCGGTCGAAAAGCAGGTGCAGGACCTTGCTGTGCTGGCCGACGTCCCCGGCACCCGGCTGGTGATTGTGGGGGATGGCCCCCAGCGGCCGGCCCTTGAGGAGGCGCTGCCGGATGCGGTCTTCACCGGTTTCCTCGGCGGCGAGGAACTGGCCCGCGCGGTGGCGTCCTTCGACCTCTTCGTGCATCCGGGCGAGTTCGAAACCTTCTGCCAGACCATCCAGGAGGCGATGGCTTCGGGCGTGCCGGTGGTCGCCACGGGCCGCGGCGGGCCACTGGACCTCGTGGAGAACTCCCGCACCGGCTGGCTGTACAAGCCGGGCGACCTTGCCGGGCTGCGGTCCTGCGTCGCGGACCTGACGGGCGACGACGCCAAGCGGCGTGCGTTCGCAGCGGCCGCCCACGCGTCGGTACAGGGACGGACGTGGTCCGCCCTCGGCGCCGAGCTCGTCCAGCACTACCAGGCGGTCCTGGGCGCCGGCACCCCCGGTTCGGTCGATACGGCCCGGACCACCCGCACCACCCGGGAAGGAGCTGCCCTGTGA
- a CDS encoding HNH endonuclease yields MTAIILGWNPDHWNDWIYSDVRGRAAATGLYLQPWSVSHPAPAGTDVWLVLEGGHSRGLIGHGVVVSDAALFDGLQQPPPSPLASVPEGAGPERTRRVVLVAFDALLPAGEPIAVDVLQNAVPAIPWNGTEDFECGVDPADEAIIRTLWRDFGPPAGPDPTLPAPGTYPQMALTRAAANRYERDPDARRACIAHHGTSCAACGFSFEQKYGELGADFIPVHHLVPVALLGSSYELDPLTDLVPLCANCHAMAHHGVGTPRTVAELRRIIEDAGYLRGSIVTPEQLEAQRQARELLGPQ; encoded by the coding sequence ATGACCGCCATCATCCTGGGCTGGAACCCGGACCATTGGAATGACTGGATTTACTCGGACGTCCGCGGACGCGCCGCTGCGACCGGACTGTACCTCCAGCCCTGGAGCGTGAGCCACCCCGCTCCAGCGGGCACGGACGTCTGGCTGGTCCTGGAGGGTGGCCACAGCCGGGGCCTCATTGGCCACGGGGTGGTGGTCTCGGACGCGGCGCTGTTTGATGGGCTGCAGCAACCCCCGCCCAGTCCGCTCGCTTCCGTTCCTGAGGGAGCCGGGCCGGAGCGGACCCGGAGGGTGGTGCTGGTGGCATTCGACGCCCTCCTGCCGGCCGGCGAGCCGATCGCCGTCGACGTGCTCCAGAACGCGGTGCCAGCAATCCCATGGAACGGGACCGAAGACTTCGAGTGCGGCGTTGACCCGGCCGACGAAGCCATCATCCGGACCTTGTGGCGCGACTTTGGGCCTCCGGCGGGCCCGGACCCCACCCTGCCCGCTCCCGGCACCTACCCTCAGATGGCCCTCACCCGGGCCGCGGCGAACCGGTACGAGCGCGACCCCGATGCGCGGCGGGCCTGCATCGCGCACCACGGCACCAGCTGCGCGGCCTGCGGGTTCTCGTTCGAGCAGAAGTACGGTGAGCTCGGCGCGGATTTCATCCCGGTGCATCACCTCGTCCCCGTGGCACTGCTGGGCAGCAGCTACGAACTCGATCCCCTCACCGATCTGGTGCCGCTCTGCGCCAACTGCCACGCCATGGCCCATCACGGGGTCGGCACCCCGCGGACCGTGGCCGAGCTGCGCCGGATCATCGAGGACGCCGGGTACCTCCGCGGCTCCATCGTCACGCCGGAGCAGCTCGAAGCGCAGCGGCAGGCCCGGGAACTCCTCGGCCCGCAGTAG
- the purN gene encoding phosphoribosylglycinamide formyltransferase: MRIVVLVSGTGSNLQAVIDAVQTGGLDVEIAAVGADRPGTYGVERSAAAGIPTFVVDFKAYPDRAAWNEALTGAVAAYSPDVVVSSGFMRIVSADFIDAFGGKYLNTHPALLPSFPGAHGVRDALAYGVKVTGCTVHWADAGVDTGPIIAQEAVAVQAADTEETLHERIKVAERRLLVSTLAALAAAATPA; encoded by the coding sequence ATGCGTATCGTGGTCCTCGTCTCCGGCACCGGCTCCAATCTCCAGGCGGTTATTGACGCCGTCCAAACGGGCGGGCTCGACGTCGAGATCGCCGCAGTTGGCGCGGACCGGCCCGGGACTTATGGGGTGGAGCGGTCGGCCGCTGCCGGAATCCCGACGTTCGTGGTGGACTTTAAGGCCTATCCGGACCGGGCCGCCTGGAACGAAGCGCTCACCGGGGCCGTGGCCGCGTACTCGCCCGACGTCGTCGTCTCCTCAGGGTTCATGCGGATCGTCAGCGCGGACTTCATTGACGCGTTCGGCGGCAAGTATCTCAACACGCACCCGGCCTTGCTGCCGTCGTTCCCCGGGGCCCACGGGGTCCGGGACGCGCTGGCCTACGGGGTCAAAGTCACCGGCTGTACGGTCCACTGGGCCGACGCCGGCGTGGACACGGGCCCGATCATCGCGCAGGAAGCCGTGGCGGTGCAGGCCGCGGACACGGAAGAGACCCTGCACGAACGGATCAAGGTGGCGGAGCGCCGCCTGCTGGTCTCGACGCTGGCGGCCCTCGCCGCGGCCGCCACACCTGCCTGA
- a CDS encoding MFS transporter, producing MNTYTTVPSGEQVVQELPWRWKVQGRIFLIGGLGFMFDAWDVTLNGILIPLLSRHWSLTPGEAAWIGASNLIGMALGAFVWGTIADTIGRKKAFTATLLIFSIFTVLGAFSPDFLWFVAFRFMAGFGLGGCIPVDYALVGEFTPRRQRGRVLTAMDGWWPIGAALCGFVSAGLVAAFADWRLTMLVMVLPALLVFWVRRSVPESPLFLIRKGRREEAARVIDDLVAATGAEPRVYSLPEPQDAPRLSAGSAWTQLRALWQYDWKITTAAWSLFFSILLVYYLSLTWMPRILIGAGFEEYKAFLTTASMAAVGLLGVVVAALLVERVGRKWILAITGPLSALTLVIVAIVVDIPTAAVFWLLVFGFVVQVAIPVLYAYVSELYPTELRGSGFGWASTFSRLGAGFGPLVFAAFLWPELGLATSFALAGGLVLLSVLWMAFFAPETKQRQLT from the coding sequence ATGAATACATATACCACTGTGCCCAGCGGCGAACAGGTGGTCCAGGAACTGCCGTGGCGTTGGAAAGTGCAGGGCCGGATCTTCCTGATTGGCGGCCTGGGCTTCATGTTTGACGCCTGGGACGTCACACTGAACGGCATCCTCATTCCGCTGCTGTCCAGGCACTGGTCTCTCACCCCGGGCGAGGCCGCCTGGATCGGCGCCTCGAACCTGATCGGCATGGCGTTGGGCGCGTTTGTCTGGGGCACCATCGCGGACACCATCGGGCGCAAGAAGGCGTTCACCGCCACCTTGCTGATCTTCTCGATCTTCACGGTGCTCGGCGCGTTCTCCCCCGACTTCCTCTGGTTTGTCGCGTTCCGCTTCATGGCCGGCTTCGGCCTGGGCGGCTGCATCCCGGTGGACTACGCCCTCGTGGGCGAGTTCACCCCCCGCAGACAGCGCGGCCGGGTCCTCACCGCAATGGACGGCTGGTGGCCGATCGGGGCGGCGCTGTGCGGCTTCGTCTCCGCCGGGCTTGTGGCGGCCTTCGCGGACTGGCGGCTGACCATGCTGGTGATGGTGCTCCCGGCGCTGCTGGTGTTCTGGGTCCGGCGCAGCGTCCCGGAATCCCCGCTGTTCCTGATCCGCAAGGGCCGCCGGGAGGAGGCCGCCCGGGTGATCGACGACCTCGTCGCGGCCACCGGCGCCGAGCCCCGCGTTTACAGCCTCCCGGAGCCGCAGGACGCACCGCGGCTCTCCGCCGGCAGCGCCTGGACCCAGCTCCGCGCGCTCTGGCAGTACGACTGGAAAATCACCACCGCGGCCTGGTCCCTGTTCTTCAGCATCCTGCTGGTGTACTACCTGTCGCTGACCTGGATGCCGCGGATCCTGATCGGCGCCGGCTTCGAGGAATACAAGGCGTTCCTGACCACCGCCTCCATGGCCGCCGTCGGGCTCCTCGGCGTGGTGGTGGCCGCGCTGCTGGTGGAGCGGGTGGGCCGGAAGTGGATCCTGGCGATCACCGGCCCGCTGTCTGCGCTGACCCTGGTGATCGTGGCGATCGTGGTGGATATCCCGACGGCGGCCGTGTTCTGGCTGCTGGTGTTCGGCTTTGTGGTGCAGGTGGCCATCCCGGTGCTCTACGCCTACGTCTCCGAGCTATACCCGACGGAACTGCGCGGCTCCGGCTTCGGCTGGGCCTCGACGTTTTCCCGGCTCGGCGCAGGCTTCGGCCCGCTGGTCTTCGCGGCCTTCCTCTGGCCTGAACTGGGCCTGGCCACGTCGTTCGCCCTCGCCGGGGGCCTGGTGCTGCTCAGTGTGTTGTGGATGGCGTTCTTCGCCCCTGAAACCAAGCAGCGGCAGCTTACCTAA
- a CDS encoding EAL domain-containing protein yields the protein MTTFGQPAPSFEAVLESSPDAVLMITEDGTIRFVNAATEHMFGYSRDELLGRDHRTLLAEGFRSGLQRIFLALRKDADAGSVPGTASAGRADPSTTTLAPVEAFGVRRDGTEFQGEVACALLTGDTANAPVSMVAAVRDTSHRVAADAGLREAMSLLTATLESTADGILVVAADGRVASVNNQFVSMWGIPRELLATQDDDAVLAYVVEQLVDPAQFLHKVSALYADPTAESHDVLDFRDGRTFERYSRPQMVADRVVGRVWSFRDVTPARLAQNRIAEAMAGLAGQAAQLKALAFQDPLTGLSNRQFFNDQLAAALSGPCGTAVDVLLLDLDDFKEVNDILGHHAGDQMLIEIGRRLQACVRPDDVVARLGGDEFVVLMIGSLDPEAAAGRIVDSLRVQLLLEGTLLRPSLSLGLASLDEEAVDASELLRRADVAMYAAKAAGKNRYLRFRPEMMRSLVERTELEAGLREAVDTGEIVVHYQPIVSSRLGVVVKVEALARWVHDGVTIPPQQFIPAAERSGLIIEIGTEVLVQGCTGLGPWLNEDPSRALAVNVSGMQLQHGDFAELLLAVARSSGVDPRQLVVEVTESVFFEDDCHVIQQLKALRSTGVRVALDDFGTGYSSLGRLQELPVDTLKIDQSFTSMIHTGDENLPILTAMIAMAHGLGLTVTAEGVETTAQARYLMSLECDSLQGFLFSGPEAKSGLPAAIARSAGAHAALHDDRVAGHR from the coding sequence GTGACAACCTTCGGGCAGCCCGCGCCCTCCTTCGAGGCGGTGCTGGAATCCAGCCCCGATGCCGTCCTAATGATCACCGAGGACGGCACCATCCGCTTCGTCAACGCCGCCACGGAACATATGTTCGGCTACTCCCGCGATGAGCTTCTGGGCCGGGACCACCGGACGCTCCTCGCCGAAGGCTTCCGCAGCGGCCTGCAGCGGATCTTCCTCGCCCTCCGCAAGGACGCCGACGCCGGATCCGTGCCGGGCACAGCGTCCGCAGGCAGAGCTGATCCGAGCACCACCACCCTGGCACCGGTCGAGGCCTTCGGTGTCCGCCGCGACGGCACCGAGTTCCAAGGCGAGGTGGCCTGCGCACTGCTGACCGGCGACACCGCCAATGCGCCGGTCAGCATGGTCGCCGCCGTCCGCGACACCTCCCACCGCGTGGCCGCGGACGCTGGACTCCGCGAGGCCATGTCCCTCCTGACCGCCACACTGGAATCCACAGCGGACGGGATTCTAGTGGTCGCCGCCGACGGCCGGGTGGCCAGCGTCAACAATCAGTTCGTCTCCATGTGGGGCATCCCGCGGGAGCTCCTGGCCACCCAGGACGACGACGCGGTGCTGGCCTACGTAGTGGAACAGCTCGTGGATCCAGCCCAGTTCCTGCACAAGGTTTCGGCACTGTACGCCGATCCCACCGCGGAAAGCCACGACGTGCTGGACTTCCGCGACGGCCGGACGTTTGAACGCTACTCCCGCCCGCAAATGGTTGCCGACCGGGTGGTGGGCCGCGTCTGGAGCTTCCGGGATGTGACGCCGGCCCGGCTTGCGCAGAACCGGATCGCCGAGGCCATGGCCGGGCTTGCCGGGCAGGCCGCCCAGCTCAAGGCCCTCGCGTTCCAGGACCCGTTGACCGGCTTGTCCAACCGCCAGTTCTTCAACGACCAGCTCGCGGCGGCCCTGAGCGGTCCGTGCGGAACCGCCGTCGACGTCCTGCTCCTGGACTTGGATGACTTTAAAGAAGTCAATGACATCCTCGGCCACCATGCAGGTGACCAGATGCTGATTGAGATCGGACGGCGGCTCCAGGCTTGCGTGCGCCCGGACGACGTGGTGGCACGGCTGGGTGGGGATGAGTTCGTAGTGTTGATGATCGGCTCGCTGGACCCGGAGGCCGCCGCCGGGCGGATCGTCGACTCGCTCCGCGTGCAGCTCTTGTTGGAAGGCACCCTGCTGCGCCCCAGCCTGAGTCTCGGGCTGGCGTCCCTGGACGAAGAGGCCGTGGACGCCTCCGAGCTGTTGCGCCGGGCAGACGTCGCGATGTACGCAGCGAAAGCCGCCGGCAAGAACCGGTACCTGCGGTTCCGGCCCGAGATGATGCGGTCGCTCGTGGAGCGCACCGAGTTGGAGGCTGGCCTGCGCGAAGCCGTGGACACCGGCGAGATCGTGGTGCACTACCAGCCCATCGTCTCGTCCCGGCTCGGCGTGGTGGTCAAAGTCGAGGCGCTGGCCCGCTGGGTGCACGACGGCGTGACCATCCCGCCCCAGCAGTTCATCCCGGCCGCGGAACGCAGCGGCCTGATCATTGAGATCGGCACCGAAGTGCTGGTCCAGGGCTGCACGGGACTGGGCCCCTGGCTCAACGAGGACCCCTCACGTGCCCTCGCCGTCAACGTCTCCGGGATGCAGTTGCAGCACGGCGACTTCGCCGAACTGCTGCTGGCTGTTGCCCGGTCCAGCGGCGTGGATCCGCGCCAGTTGGTGGTCGAGGTCACCGAAAGCGTGTTCTTCGAGGACGACTGCCACGTCATTCAGCAACTCAAGGCTCTGCGCAGCACCGGCGTACGGGTTGCCCTGGACGATTTTGGCACCGGCTATTCCTCCCTGGGCCGGCTGCAGGAGCTGCCGGTGGACACCCTGAAAATCGACCAGTCGTTCACGTCCATGATTCACACCGGGGACGAGAACTTACCGATCCTCACTGCCATGATCGCCATGGCCCACGGCCTGGGCCTGACCGTCACAGCCGAAGGCGTGGAGACAACAGCGCAGGCCAGGTACCTGATGAGCCTGGAGTGCGATTCGCTCCAAGGCTTCCTGTTCTCCGGCCCCGAAGCCAAGTCCGGCCTTCCTGCGGCCATCGCCCGCTCCGCCGGGGCCCACGCAGCCTTGCACGACGACCGGGTCGCCGGGCACCGGTAA